One window of Manihot esculenta cultivar AM560-2 chromosome 17, M.esculenta_v8, whole genome shotgun sequence genomic DNA carries:
- the LOC110605141 gene encoding CBL-interacting serine/threonine-protein kinase 12: MAARIQANANSNQALLLGRYEIGKLLGHGTFAKVYLARNVKTNESVAIKVIDKEKILKGGLIAHIKREISILRRVRHPNIVQLFEVMATKAKIYFVMEYVRGGELFNKVAKGRLKEEVARKYFQQLISAVSFCHARGVFHRDLKPENLLLDENGDLKVSDFGLSAVSDQIRQDGLFHTFCGTPAYVAPEVLARKGYDAAKVDIWSCGVILFVLMAGYLPFNDQNIMAMYKKIYKGEFRCPRWFSPELVRLLWRLLDTNPETRGTMPQIMENKWFKKGFKHIKFFIEDDKVFSFETEGQLDDADSSSDQSLSESEPEMETRRRITSLPRPASLNAFDIISFSPGFNLSGLFEEGGEEGARIVSGAPVSKIISKLEEIAKLVSFTVRKKDYRVSLEGSREGAKGPLTIAAEIFELTPKLVVVEVKKKGGDQGEYEEFCSKELKPGLQMLTQEEPEIVATASSQSLPEHSHLFSATSDTE, translated from the coding sequence ATGGCAGCCAGAATCCAAGCCAATGCCAATAGTAACCAGGCTCTTCTTCTGGGTCGATACGAGATCGGAAAACTTCTTGGCCATGGAACCTTCGCTAAGGTCTATCTCGCCCGTAATGTCAAAACCAATGAAAGCGTAGCCATCAAAGTTATTGACAAAGAAAAGATTCTTAAGGGTGGCCTTATTGCTCACATCAAGCGTGAAATTTCCATTCTCCGCCGTGTTCGCCATCCTAATATAGTTCAGCTTTTTGAGGTAATGGCTACTAAGGCCAAGATCTATTTCGTCATGGAATACGTCCGCGGAGGTGAATTGTTTAATAAGGTTGCTAAAGGAAGGTTAAAAGAGGAGGTGGCTAggaaatatttccagcaattgaTTTCTGCAGTGTCATTTTGTCATGCCAGGGGCGTGTTTCATCGAGATCTAAAGCCGGAAAATCTTCTGCTTGATGAGAATGGTGACTTGAAAGTCTCCGATTTTGGCCTTAGCGCGGTCTCCGATCAGATTAGACAAGATGGTTTGTTTCATACTTTCTGCGGGACGCCTGCATATGTTGCACCGGAGGTTCTGGCGAGAAAAGGGTATGATGCTGCGAAAGTGGACATCTGGTCATGTGGGGTGATTTTGTTTGTGCTAATGGCTGGTTACTTGCCATTCAATGACCAGAACATCATGGCCATGTACAAGAAGATCTATAAGGGTGAGTTTCGGTGTCCTAGATGGTTCTCGCCGGAGCTCGTTAGACTTCTCTGGAGGCTTCTTGACACAAACCCTGAAACTCGAGGCACAATGCCCCAGATAATGGAGAATAAGTGGTTCAAAAAGGGGTTCAAACATATCAAATTCTTTATTGAGGACGATAAAGTTTTTAGTTTTGAAACTGAGGGACAACTGGATGATGCCGATTCATCCTCTGATCAATCACTGTCTGAATCAGAACCTGAAATGGAAACTCGAAGAAGAATTACATCATTACCTAGACCTGCAAGTTTGAATGCTTTTGACATTATATCCTTCTCGCCTGGGTTTAATTTATCTGGGTTGTTTGAAGAAGGTGGTGAGGAGGGAGCAAGAATTGTTTCTGGTGCTCCTGTATCCAAGATTATATCAAAGCTGGAGGAAATTGCTAAACTTGTAAGCTTTACAGTGAGGAAAAAGGATTACAGAGTGAGCTTGGAAGGGTCCAGGGAAGGTGCCAAAGGCCCATTAACAATTGCAGCTGAGATATTCGAGTTAACGCCAAAACTAGTGGTGGTGGAGGTTAAGAAGAAAGGAGGGGATCAAGGAGAGTACGAGGAGTTCTGTAGCAAGGAATTGAAACCTGGGTTGCAGATGTTGACGCAGGAAGAACCTGAAATTGTTGCCACTGCTTCTTCACAGTCCCTTCCTGAACATTCACACCTTTTTTCTGCAACTTCAGATACTGAATAG
- the LOC110605142 gene encoding CBL-interacting serine/threonine-protein kinase 20 gives MEKKGAILMNRYELGRLLGQGTFAKVYHARNLQSGQSVAIKIINKEKILKGGLIDQIKREISVMRLVRHPNIVQLYEVMASKNKIYFAMEYVRGGELFNKVAKGKLNEDVARKYFQQLIGAVDFCHSRGVYHRDIKPENLLLDENGNLKVSDFGLSALWDSRKQDGLLHTTCGTPAYVAPEVITKNGYDGAKSDIWSCGVVLFVLLAGYLPFNHQNIMELYRKIIKGEFKCPTWINSGARKLISSILHPNPNSRIAIDDITSNSWFKKGYKQIEAPPSPQGQARCTLLKDVHEAFNSSLPSENKNSSQKEVIAADTRSPVRPTNYNAFDIISRSKGFDLSGLFEEDRYQRLEARFTSKKPASTIVSKFQEIATMESFNFNKKDGTVKLLGCKEGRKGQLEIDAEIFEVTPSFFVVELTKASGDTIEYKNFCNQELRPSLKDIVWAWQGNDQQQS, from the coding sequence aTGGAGAAGAAAGGTGCTATATTGATGAATAGGTATGAGCTAGGGCGATTGCTTGGACAAGGGACTTTCGCCAAAGTGTACCATGCACGAAATCTTCAATCTGGCCAAAGTGTTGCCATCAAAATTATCAACAAAGAGAAGATTTTAAAGGGTGGTTTGATTGATCAAATCAAGAGGGAAATTTCAGTTATGAGGCTTGTTAGACATCCCAATATTGTTCAGCTCTATGAGGTCATGGCAAGCAAGAACAAGATATATTTTGCCATGGAATATGTTAGAGGTGGTGAGCTTTTCAACAAGGTTGCCAAAGGGAAGCTCAACGAAGACGTTGCTAGAAAATATTTCCAACAACTGATTGGAGCAGTTGATTTTTGCCATAGCCGAGGTGTCTATCATCGAGATATCAAGCCTGAAAATCTGCTTCTTGATGAAAATGGTAACCTCAAGGTTTCAGATTTTGGGCTGAGTGCTTTGTGGGATTCAAGAAAGCAAGACGGGCTTCTCCACACAACTTGTGGAACTCCTGCTTATGTTGCTCCTGAAGTCATTACCAAGAACGGGTATGATGGGGCTAAATCTGACATATGGTCTTGTGGGGTGGTTCTGTTCGTTCTATTGGCTGGTTATCTTCCATTTAATCACCAAAATATCATGGAACTTTACAGGAAGATCATCAAAGGGGAATTCAAGTGCCCTACCTGGATTAACTCAGGGGCTCGGAAGCTTATTTCTAGCATTCTTCACCCCAATCCTAACTCAAGAATCGCCATTGATGACATAACGAGCAATTCTTGGTTTAAAAAGGGTTACAAACAGATTGAAGCCCCACCATCACCGCAAGGTCAAGCCAGATGCACGTTGCTTAAGGATGTCCATGAAGCATTCAACTCATCATTACCATCAGAAAACAAAAACAGTTCCCAGAAAGAAGTTATAGCAGCAGACACAAGAAGCCCTGTGAGACCAACAAATTACAATGCATTTGATATAATCTCTCGATCAAAAGGCTTTGATTTATCAGGGTTATTTGAGGAAGATAGATATCAAAGGCTAGAGGCAAGATTCACCAGCAAAAAACCAGCATCAACGATCGTGTCAAAATTCCAGGAGATAGCAACGATGGAGAGCTTCAATTTTAACAAGAAAGACGGAACAGTGAAGTTGCTGGGGTGCAAGGAAGGAAGAAAAGGCCAACTTGAAATAGATGCTGAAATATTTGAAGTTACGCCATCTTTTTTTGTGGTTGAGTTGACGAAAGCATCGGGAGATACAATTGAGTACAAGAATTTCTGTAACCAGGAATTGAGACCTTCCCTTAAAGATATAGTTTGGGCATGGCAAGGGAATGATCAGCAGCAATCATAG
- the LOC122722184 gene encoding anaphase-promoting complex subunit 13 produces the protein MAELSLGVLIDVVDEEWMRDTLPDDDLPLPPVLVVRTDDGEDSNQETQQVNGDTWHDLALGNQ, from the exons ATGGCAGAATTAAGCCTGGGTGTTCTTATAGATGTCGTGGACGAGGAATGGATGAGAGACACATTGCCTGATGATG ATCTCCCACTTCCACCAGTGCTGGTTGTTCGTACTGATGACGGTGAAGATTCAA ATCAGGAGACTCAACAGGTTAATGGAGATACTTGGCATGACCTTGCATTAGGCAATCAGTGA
- the LOC110605140 gene encoding calmodulin-binding receptor kinase CaMRLK translates to MEMSSRFLLVFSLLIVLVESESTTCNITDQEMLSKAFRSVSGFNLSWFQPADSNCSLPIKEIRLSSRNLSGIISWKYLKNMSELHVVDLSSNSLQGHVPGWFWSIQSLEEVNLAENKIGGTIGFEPNSGNASFSSIKVLNLSTNRFTNLGKLSGFPNLRVLDLSRNNLGSLPSGFSTLTKLESLNISSCNISGNIRAISGLHSLKSLDVSNNTMNGTFPSDFPSLDGLMFLNVSLNNFTGTVHSDKASKFGNSAFLHGGSLNFTASKSPSNPIKPQSKAVPPHIKSNPKHPAVHKNTAKKIKSKSKTKTLIVCVSSISTFLLVSIGISALCMHRRRKLAARNKWAISTPVIQFPFKVEKSGPFSFETESGSSWVADIKEPTSASVIMSSKPLMNLTFKDLIAATSHFGKESLLSEGRCGPLYRAVLPGDVHVTIKVLENARDIGHEEAVAIFEGLSRLKHPNLLPLCGYCIAGKEKLVLYEFMANGDLHRWLHELPTLEPNVEDWSTDTWEHQNISGSHVASPEEKTNWLTRHRIAVGVARGLAYLHHAGSFHGHLVASNILLSDTLEPRVADFGLRNIYPKKKNIGSDNEDCGVEFDVYCFGVVLIELMTGKQGNQETVGWVRRLVREGRGADALDLRLGGDHDSVSEMVECLRVGYLCTAEFPGKRPTMQQVLGLLKDIHLELN, encoded by the exons ATGGAAATGTCTAGCAGATTCTTGCTTGTCTTTTCTCTGCTTATTGTGCTTGTGGAATCGGAATCTACTACCTGCAATATTACGGACCAAGAGATGCTCTCTAAGGCTTTCAGGTCTGTTTCTGGGTTCAATCTTTCATGGTTCCAGCCTGCAGACTCTAACTGTTCTCTTCCTATAAAAGAAATAAGGCTTTCTTCAAGAAACTTGAGCGGCATCATTTCATGGAAGTATCTCAAGAACATGTCGGAGTTGCACGTCGTTGATCTCTCCAGCAATTCACTTCAAGGTCATGTTCCTGGTTGGTTCTGGTCTATACAGAGCTTGGAAGAAGTCAATCTGGCTGAAAATAAGATTGGAGGGACTATCGGATTTGAACCCAACTCAGGAAATGCTTCCTTTTCCTCAATCAAAGTGCTGAATCTCTCAACCAACAGGTTCACCAATTTGGGTAAACTCTCTGGTTTTCCAAATTTACGAGTTCTTGATCTTTCACGCAATAATCTTGGTTCTTTGCCTTCTGGGTTCAGTACGTTGACAAAGTTAGAGTCGCTTAATATTTCAAGCTGCAACATTTCAGGCAACATAAGAGCCATTTCAGGTCTTCATTCATTGAAGTCTTTAGATGTATCAAACAACACCATGAATGGTACTTTCCCTTCGGATTTTCCTTCTTTAGATGGCCTCATGTTCTTGAATGTTTCCCTGAATAACTTCACTGGAACGGTTCACTCTGACAAGGCCAGCAAATTTGGAAACTCTGCTTTTCTTCACGGAGGCAGTTTAAATTTCACTGCCTCCAAATCCCCGAGCAATCCCATCAAGCCTCAGTCAAAAGCAGTCCCACCTCACATCAAGAGCAACCCAAAACACCCAGCAGTCCACAAAAACACCGCCAAGAAAATCAAATCCAAATCAAAGACTAAAACATTAATCGTTTGCGTCTCATCCATATCAACGTTTCTTCTTGTATCTATTGGTATTTCTgccttgtgcatgcacaggagAAGAAAGCTTGCCGCTAGAAACAAATGGGCAATCTCAACACCAGTAATCCAATTCCCTTTCAAGGTGGAGAAATCAGGGCCGTTCAGTTTCGAAACGGAGTCCGGTTCATCATGGGTTGCAGACATCAAAGAACCCACATCAGCCTCAGTGATAATGTCCTCCAAGCCGTTAATGAACCTGACTTTCAAGGACCTAATAGCAGCCACCTCACACTTCGGTAAAGAATCACTACTTTCAGAAGGCAGGTGTGGACCCCTTTACCGAGCTGTCCTACCAGGAGACGTCCACGTGACAATCAAAGTCTTAGAGAACGCAAGAGACATTGGCCATGAGGAAGCGGTGGCTATATTTGAAGGTCTCTCGAGGCTGAAACACCCAAATCTGTTGCCTCTGTGTGGGTACTGTATTGCAG GTAAAGAGAAGCTGGTTCTGTACGAATTCATGGCCAACGGAGATCTTCACCGTTGGCTCCACGAGCTTCCAACACTTGAACCCAATGTGGAGGACTGGAGCACCGACACCTGGGAGCATCAGAATATATCTGGGTCCCACGTAGCTTCCCCTGAAGAAAAAACTAATTGGCTCACGCGCCACCGAATTGCCGTCGGGGTGGCTCGTGGGCTTGCCTACCTTCACCATGCTGGCTCTTTCCACGGCCACCTGGTCGCGTCCAACATTCTCCTCTCTGATACCCTGGAGCCAAGAGTAGCTGATTTCGGCCTCCGAAATATCTAtccgaaaaagaaaaatatcggATCAGACAACGAAGACTGCGGAGTTGAATTTGACGTCTACTGTTTCGGGGTGGTCTTGATCGAGTTAATGACAGGTAAGCAAGGGAACCAAGAGACTGTTGGATGGGTAAGAAGATTAGTGAGAGAAGGGAGAGGCGCAGATGCTCTCGACTTAAGATTAGGAGGGGACCATGACTCAGTGAGCGAGATGGTTGAGTGCCTCCGAGTTGGGTACCTTTGTACTGCGGAGTTTCCAGGAAAGAGGCCAACCATGCAGCAGGTTCTGGGTTTGCTAAAGGACATACATCTCGAGTTGAATTGA